A region from the Chlamydiales bacterium genome encodes:
- a CDS encoding zinc ABC transporter substrate-binding protein, which yields MPITRLLCALLCSMQICLIAEVRIVATENFYGELATQIGGPYVKVLSIMSNPNQDPHLFSSNADVAKGVADAQMLVYNGIGYDAWMNNLISANSKRKRVTICVADLVGKKMGDNPHIWYDPATMPAYAKELAVKLGELDPEHKEYFNQRLGEFNTSYTEITDQIERMKKSYAGSPICATEPVFNYMADALGLKMFGEGFQLSVMNDTEPSAKNIADFENRLKTRAVKVLIYNNQVSNPITERMQNLARQSKVAVVGISETQPVGKDYIQWITGELDQLETALREER from the coding sequence AGGTTCGCATTGTAGCGACGGAGAATTTTTACGGAGAGCTCGCAACCCAGATCGGTGGGCCTTACGTCAAAGTGCTCAGCATCATGAGCAATCCAAATCAAGATCCTCACCTTTTTAGCAGCAATGCAGATGTAGCCAAAGGGGTTGCAGATGCCCAGATGCTGGTCTACAACGGCATCGGCTACGACGCCTGGATGAATAATTTAATTTCGGCGAATTCAAAGAGGAAGAGAGTGACCATCTGCGTAGCTGATCTTGTCGGAAAGAAGATGGGAGACAATCCCCACATCTGGTACGACCCTGCTACGATGCCAGCCTATGCGAAGGAGCTTGCGGTAAAGCTGGGGGAGTTGGACCCCGAGCATAAGGAGTACTTTAATCAGAGGCTCGGCGAATTTAATACCAGCTACACTGAAATAACAGATCAGATCGAGCGGATGAAAAAGAGTTACGCAGGGAGTCCGATCTGCGCAACAGAGCCCGTGTTTAATTACATGGCAGACGCCCTTGGTCTGAAGATGTTTGGAGAGGGGTTTCAGCTGAGTGTAATGAATGACACCGAGCCAAGTGCTAAGAATATCGCAGATTTTGAAAACAGGCTTAAGACGCGCGCAGTGAAGGTGCTTATCTACAACAACCAGGTCTCTAATCCGATCACGGAACGGATGCAGAATCTGGCAAGGCAGTCGAAGGTTGCAGTTGTTGGCATAAGCGAGACGCAGCCGGTGGGAAAAGATTATATCCAGTGGATAACGGGTGAATTGGATCAACTAGAAACCGCCTTGAGAGAGGAGCGCTGA